One genomic window of Meles meles chromosome 3, mMelMel3.1 paternal haplotype, whole genome shotgun sequence includes the following:
- the TMEM267 gene encoding transmembrane protein 267 — MASEAEKTHALLQSCSTESLISSLGLGMFCLVADRLLQFSVIQENDWLRALSDNAIHGVIGMWLWAIVIGVKKTTDFGEIILAGFLASVIDVDHFFLAGSLSLKAALTLPRRPFLHCSTVIPVVVLTLRFTMHLFKLKDSWCFLPWMLFISWTSHHIRDGLRHGLWICPFGKTSPLPFWLYVVITSSLPHICSFIMYFTGTRQMMSSKHGIHIDV, encoded by the exons ATGGCGTCTGAGGCTGAGAAGACCCATGCTTTACTCCAGTCTTGTAGCACTGAGTCTCTTATTTCCAGCCTTGGTCTGGGGATGTTTTGCCTGGTAGCCGACAGACTTCTTCAGTTTTCCGTAATTCAGGAAAATGACTGGCTTCGAGCCCTCTCGGATAACGCCATACATGGTGTGATTGGCATGTGGTTGTGGGCAATAGTCATTGGCGTCAAGAAGACAACTGACTTTGGAGAAATCATTTTAGCTGGATTTCTAGCCTCTGTTATTGATGTAGACCACTTTTTTCTAGCTGGATCTTTATCTTTAAAG GCTGCTTTGACTCTTCCACGAAGACCTTTTCTTCACTGCTCTACTGTCATTCCAGTTGTGGTTCTGACCCTGAGGTTTACTATGCACCTTTTCAAGCTCAAGGACTCATGGTGCTTTCTTCCCTGGATGTTGTTTATATCCTGGACTTCACATCATATCCGAGATGGACTTCGTCATGGCCTGTGGATATGCCCATTTGGAAAAACCTCTCCTTTGCCATTCTGGCTTTACGTTGTCATCACCTCCTCTTTACCTCACATCTGTTCGTTCATTATGTATTTCACAGGGACCAGACAAATGATGTCTTCAAAACATGGGATCCACATTGACGTCTGA